A DNA window from Taeniopygia guttata chromosome 8, bTaeGut7.mat, whole genome shotgun sequence contains the following coding sequences:
- the CYP2J40 gene encoding uncharacterized protein CYP2J40 — translation MELQFWPDLVSVLKKMNSWMVLVVLVILILIIDLVRKRRPRNFPPGPQLFPLVGTVVDFKQPLHLALQKLTGQYGNIFSVQFGSLTFVVVSGYQMVREALVHQAETFADRPNIPLLQEIFRGFGLISSNGHIWRQQRKFASATLKSLAVNFEEKVQEESRYLVETIEEEKGQPFDPHYKINSAVSNIICSITFGNRFDYHDNRFQELLHSLAETLLLIGSFWGQLYNAFPLIMRWFPGPFRKIFRHWEKLQYFVKEVIAKHKEDLDQSEAGDYIDCYLKEIEKFKGDTSSYFHEENLLCCTLDLFLTGTETTATAIRWALLYMAAYPHIQEKVQQEIDAVVGQCRQPSMAEKEKMPYTSAVLSEVLRVGNMVPLGVPRMATSDTTLAGFHLPKGTTLMTSLTSVMFDKNVWETPDTFNPEHFLENGLYRRREAFLPFSAGKRACPGEQLARTELFIFFVALLQKFTFQAPAALSFAFTLSLTRCPKPFQLCAVPRHGHVPAEPHHPAMLNFLRDSISLQTFLIFLFIFLLIADYMKNRNPNNFPPTPFRLPFLGHVYLLDFKDPAVTARKLSKRYGDIFGIHMGSMKFVMVNGMRLVKEVLVNQGDKFLDRPDIPIDEEIFSKIGLISSIGHLWKAQRRFTLSTLRNFGLGKRSLEERIQEECRYLLDVFGDEQGNPFNPQMKVTNAVANVICSLIFGNRFEYHDEDFQRLLKLMYEMTVLHGAVTSQLYNSFPSIMKYLPGAHHTIFKNWRLLKKFMQEQINKHKEDWNPSESRDYIDSYLLEISKDHDSDTFQEEHLIACSLDLMFAGTETTSSTLRWALLFMATHPEIQARVQAEIDTVIGQARPPALEDRNNLHYTNAVIHEVQRKGNVIPFNVPRMASEDTYVDGYYIPKGTGIMANLSSLLLDENEWKTPNTFNPEHFLKDGKFWKNEHFLPFSLGKRACLGELLARSELFLFFTCLLQKFTFQAPPDSTLTLQPLIGITVAPQPYKICAVPR, via the exons ATGGAGCTTCAGTTTTGGCCTGATTTGGTGTCTGTCTTGAAAAAGATGAACAGTTGGATGGTCCTGGTGGTTCTGGTCATACTGATTTTAATTATTGACCTAGTGAGAAAGAGACGACCCAGGAATTTCCCTCCAGGGCCGCAGCTCTTTCCTCTCGTGGGAACCGTTGTGGACTTTAAGCAGCCTCTCCATCTTGCACTGCAGAAG CTTACGGGTCAGTACGGGAACATCTTCAGCGTGCAGTTTGGAAGTCTGACATTCGTGGTGGTCAGCGGGTACCAGATGGTGAGAGAAGCTCTTGTCCACCAGGCTGAAACATTTGCTGATCGGCCAAATATTCCACTCCTCCAAGAAATATTTCGAGGCTTTG GGCTCATATCATCCAATGGGCACATATGGAGGCAGCAGAGAAAGTTTGCTTCAGCAACACTGAAAAGCCTTGCTGTAAACTTTGAGGAAAAAGTGCAAGAGGAGAGTCGGTACCTCGTGGAGACAATTGAGGAGGAGAAAG GACAACCCTTTGACCCTCATTACAAAATTAATAGTGCTGTTTCGAACATCATCTGTTCCATAACTTTTGGGAACCGCTTTGACTACCATGACAACCGTTTCCAGGAACTGCTGCACTCCCTGGCTGAAACGCTGCTGCTCATCGGAAGTTTCTGGGGCCAG CTCTATAATGCTTTTCCTTTGATCATGAGATGGTTCCCAGGACCCTTCAGGAAAATCTTCAGGCACTGGGAGAAACTTCAATATTTTGTGAAAGAAGTGATTGCAAAGCACAAGGAGGATTTAGACCAGTCTGAGGCAGGAGATTATATTGACTGTTACCTGAAGGAAATAGAAAAG TTTAAGGGTGACACCAGCTCCTATTTCCACGAGGAAAACCTGCTGTGCTGCACCTTGGACCTGTTCTTAACTGGGACTGAGACGACGGCGACCGCCATCCGCTGGGCTCTGCTCTACATGGCCGCGTACCCCCACATTCAGG AGAAAGTGCAGCAGGAGATCGACGCCGTGGTTGGGCAGTGCCGGCAGCCCTCGATGGCCGAGAAGGAGAAGATGCCCTACACCAGCGCCGTGCTGAGCGAGGTCCTGCGTGTGGGCAACATGGTGCCACTGGGGGTGCCCCGCATGGCCACCAGCGACACCACCCTGGCCGGCTTTCACCTGCCCAAA GGCACCACCCTGATGACCAGCCTGACTTCAGTGATGTTCGACAAAAACGTGTGGGAGACTCCAGACACCTTTAATCCTGAACATTTCCTGGAAAACGGCCTGTACAGGAGACGGGAGGCTTTTCTGCCCTTCTCTGCAG GCAAGAGGGCTTGTCCCGGGGAGCAGCTCGCCAGGACCGAGCTCTTCATCTTCTTCGTGGCCCTGCTGCAGAAGTTCACCTTCCAGGCCCCAGCAGCGCTGTCCTTCGCCTTCACGCTCAGCCTCACGCGCTGCCCCAAACCCTTCCAGCTCTGCGCCGTGCCCCGCCAC GGACAcgtccctgcagagccccaccATCCAGCCATGCTGAACTTCCTCCGGGACAGCATCTCCCTTCAGACATTCCTCATCTTTCTCTTCATCTTCCTGCTCATCGCAGACTACATGAAGAACAGAAATCCAAATAATTTCCCTCCCACCCCCTTCCGCCTTCCCTTTTTGGGGCACGTCTACCTCTTAGACTTCAAAGATCCTGCGGTCACAGCGAGGAAG CTAAGTAAAAGATATGGTGACATCTTTGGCATCCACATGGGCAGCATGAAGTTTGTGATGGTAAATGGGATGCGGCTGGTGAAGGAAGTGCTCGTAAACCAAGGGGACAAGTTCTTGGACCGCCCTGACATTCCCATCGATGAGGAGATCTTCAGCAAGATCG GACTGATCTCCTCCATCGGGCACCTGTGGAAGGCACAGAGGAGGTTCACCCTGTCCACGCTCCGAAACTTTGGCCTGGGGAAGAGGAGCCTGGAGGAGCGCATCCAAGAGGAGTGCCGATACCTCCTGGATGTGTTTGGGGATGAACAGG ggaATCCTTTCAACCCTCAGATGAAAGTCACCAATGCTGTTGCAAATGTCATCTGCTCTCTCATCTTTGGCAATCGGTTTGAATACCACGATGAGGATTTCCAAAGGCTGCTGAAGCTGATGTATGAAATGACTGTCCTCCATGGAGCTGTCACAAGCCAG CTGTACAACAGTTTCCCATCTATAATGAAGTACTTACCTGGAGCCCACCAtaccatttttaaaaactggagGTTATTGAAAAAATTTATGCAAGAGCAGATCAACAAACACAAGGAGGACTGGAACCCCTCAGAGAGCCGGGACTACATCGACAGCTACCTGCTGGAGATCTCCAAG GACCATGACAGTGACACCTTCCAGGAGGAACACCTCATAGCCTGCTCACTCGACCTGATGTTTGCTGGCACTGAGACCACATCCTCAACTCTCCGCTGGGCTTTGCTGTTCATGGCCACGCACCCAGAAATTCAAG CCCGGGTGCAAGCAGAGATTGACACGGTCATCGGCCAGGCAcggcccccagccctggaggacAGGAACAACCTGCACTACACCAACGCTGTCATCCACGAAGTGCAGAGGAAAGGCAATGTTATCCCTTTCAATGTGCCCAGAATGGCATCGGAGGACACCTACGTGGATGGCTACTACATCCCAAAG gGCACTGGTATAATGGCAAATTtatcctctctgctgcttgacGAGAATGAGTGGAAAACCCCTAATACTTTTAACCCCGAGCATTTTCTGAAGGATGGGAAGTTCTGGAAAAATGAGCATTTCCTACCATTTTCTTTGG GGAAGCGTGCCTGCCTGGGCGAGCTGCTGGCCCGTTCTGagctcttcctcttcttcaccTGCCTGCTGCAGAAATTCACCTTCCAGGCACCCCCGGACTCCACACTCACCCTCCAGCCCTTGATAGGCATCACAGTGGCCCCACAGCCCTACAAGATCTGTGCAGTACCTCGGTAG
- the HOOK1 gene encoding protein Hook homolog 1 isoform X2: MEAKSADPLLCDSLILWLQTFNTAAPCRDVQDLTNGVAMAQVLHQIDVAWFDASWLSRIKEDVGDNWRIKSSNLKKILQGIVDYYHEFLGQQIAEELIPDLTQISENSDPTELGRLLQLILGCAVNCERKQEHIQNIMTLEESVQHVVMTAIQELMSKEVTNASPCDASSEVEQQLKKALEDLQEALAEKEELAQRCQELDLQVAALQDEKNSLISENEIMNDRLEQLDDSLDDPNTVVAKKYFSAQLQLEQLQEENFRLEAAKDDYRVHCEDLEKQLIELQHRNNELTSLAEESRALKDENDILRATADKASKLELTVEVYRKKLQDLNDFRRQVKSLQETNMMYMHNTVSLEDELRKANAARAQLETYKKQVQELHNKLSEESKRADKLAFEMKRLEEKYEALMKEKERLIVQCDALRETNEELRCAQMQQDHLSQTGEKSHENLAAEILPVEYREMFIRLQHENKMLLLKQEGSENERIAELQEELEQKHRTVNELETEKRLNEERIGGLQQQIEDLQKTLQEQGSKTEGSSNLKQKLAAHMEKLNEVHDELQKKEADLAELQPDDSQNPQKIGELEAALRKKDEDMKAMEERYKMYLEKARNVIKTLDPKLNPASAEIMLLRKQILEKEKRIEALENEYKMAKLRDYEEKLIVTAWYNKSLSLQKLGMEARLLGSSGSCGAGPGRSFLAQQRHVTNTRRNLTVKVPGATAD; encoded by the exons atggAGGCAAAATCGGCGGACCCGCTGCTCTGCGACAGCCTCATCCTCTGG CTGCAGACATTCAATACAGCAGCACCCTGCAGGGATGTCCAGGACTTGACTAATGGGGTTGCCATGGCTCAGGTGCTTCACCAAAT agaTGTTGCCTGGTTTGATGCATCTTGGCTCAGTCGTATCAAAGAAGATGTTGGTGACAACTGGAGAATAAAG TCCAGTAATTTGAAGAAGATACTGCAAGGAATTGTGGACTACTATCATGAG ttcttggGTCAGCAGATTGCAGAAGAGCTTATTCCAGACTTGACCCAGATATCTGAGAACTCAGATCCCACTGAACTGGGCAGGCTCCTGCAGCTTATTTTGGGTTGTGCAGTCAACTGTGAGAGGAAACAAG AACACATACAGAATATCATGACCCTTGAAGAGTCTGTTCAGCATGTTGTCATGACAGCCATTCAAGAG CTCATGAGCAAGGAAGTAACAAATGCTTCCCCATGTGATGCATCAAGTGAAGTGGAACAGCAG CTTAAAAAAGCCTTGGAAGACCTTCAGGAAGCACTAGCAGAAAAAGAGGAGTTGGCACAAAGATGTCAAGAGCTGGATTTGCAG GTGGCTGCCCTCCAGGATGAGAAAAACAGCTTGATATCAGAAAATGAGATTATGAATGACAGACTAGAGCAATTAGACGACTCTCTTGATGATCCAAATACAGTGGTTGCAAAAAAATACTTTAGTGCACAGTTGCAACTGGAACAATTGCAAGAAGAAAACTTCAg GCTTGAAGCTGCAAAAGATGATTATCGTGTCCATTGTGAAGATTTAGAAAAGCAATTGATTGAGCTGCAACACAGAAACAATGAACTGACCTCTCTGGCAGAAGAATCAAGAGCCTTGAAAGATGAGAATGACATTCTTAG GGCTACTGCAGACAAGGCAAGCAAGCTGGAGCTGACGGTGGAGGTGTATCGGAAGAAGCTGCAGGACCTGAACGATTTCCGCAGGCAGGTCAAGTCCCTGCAGGAGACCAACATGATGTACATGCACAACACCGTCAGCCTGGAGGATGAGCTCAGGAAAGCCAATGCAGCACGAGCCCAGCTGGAAACCTACAAAAAACAG GTCCAGGAGCTCCATAACAAACTGTCTGAAGAATCTAAAAGAGCTGATAAGCTGGCATTTGAAATGAAACGacttgaagaaaaatatgaagctttaatgaaagaaaaagaa AGACTGATAGTGCAGTGTGACGCATTGAGAGAGACAAATGAGGAGCTCCGGTGTGCACAGATGCAGCAGGATCACCTGAGTCAAACAG GTGAAAAAAGCCATGAGAATCTTGCTGCTGAAATTCTGCCAGTGGAATATAG AGAAATGTTTATTCGGCTGCAGCATGAAAATAAGATGCTCCTGCTGAAACAGGAGGGATCAGAAAATGAACGGATTGCTGAGCTCCAGGAAGAGCTGGAGCAGAAGCACCGGACAGTGAATGAGCTGGAAACTGAGAAAAG GCTCAATGAAGAGCGTATTGGAGGATTACAGCAGCAGATTGAAGATCTGCAAAAGACTTTACAGGAGCAGGGATCCAAGACTGAAGGA TCCAGCAACCTGAAGCAGAAATTGGCAGCACACAT GGAAAAGTTGAACGAGGTTCATGACGAGTTACAGAAGAAAGAGGCTGATCttgcagagctccagcctgatgACAGTCAGAACC CCCAGAAGATTGGAGAGCTGGAAGcagctttaagaaaaaaagatgaggATATGAAAGCCATGGAAGAAAGATATAAAATGTACCTTGAAAAAGCAAGGAAT GTGATAAAAACCTTAGACCCCAAGCTAAATCCAGCATCAGCAGAAATTATGTTGCTCAGAAAACAGAtactggaaaaagagaaaagaattgAAGCACTAGAg AATGAATACAAAATGGCCAAGTTACGTGACTATGAGGAAAAGCTGATTGTAACTGCATGGTACAACAAG AGCCTGAGTCTGCAGAAGCTGGGCATGGAAGCCAGgctgctgggcagcagtggcagctgcggggccgggcccggccgctCCTTCCTGGCGCAGCAGCGGCACGTCACCAACACCAGGAGGAACCTCACCGTTAAAGTACCAGGTGCAACAGCTGATTAA
- the HOOK1 gene encoding protein Hook homolog 1 isoform X1 — translation MEAKSADPLLCDSLILWLQTFNTAAPCRDVQDLTNGVAMAQVLHQIDVAWFDASWLSRIKEDVGDNWRIKSSNLKKILQGIVDYYHEFLGQQIAEELIPDLTQISENSDPTELGRLLQLILGCAVNCERKQEHIQNIMTLEESVQHVVMTAIQELMSKEVTNASPCDASSEVEQQLKKALEDLQEALAEKEELAQRCQELDLQDVKINTAAFTRQTLKVAALQDEKNSLISENEIMNDRLEQLDDSLDDPNTVVAKKYFSAQLQLEQLQEENFRLEAAKDDYRVHCEDLEKQLIELQHRNNELTSLAEESRALKDENDILRATADKASKLELTVEVYRKKLQDLNDFRRQVKSLQETNMMYMHNTVSLEDELRKANAARAQLETYKKQVQELHNKLSEESKRADKLAFEMKRLEEKYEALMKEKERLIVQCDALRETNEELRCAQMQQDHLSQTGEKSHENLAAEILPVEYREMFIRLQHENKMLLLKQEGSENERIAELQEELEQKHRTVNELETEKRLNEERIGGLQQQIEDLQKTLQEQGSKTEGSSNLKQKLAAHMEKLNEVHDELQKKEADLAELQPDDSQNPQKIGELEAALRKKDEDMKAMEERYKMYLEKARNVIKTLDPKLNPASAEIMLLRKQILEKEKRIEALENEYKMAKLRDYEEKLIVTAWYNKSLSLQKLGMEARLLGSSGSCGAGPGRSFLAQQRHVTNTRRNLTVKVPGATAD, via the exons atggAGGCAAAATCGGCGGACCCGCTGCTCTGCGACAGCCTCATCCTCTGG CTGCAGACATTCAATACAGCAGCACCCTGCAGGGATGTCCAGGACTTGACTAATGGGGTTGCCATGGCTCAGGTGCTTCACCAAAT agaTGTTGCCTGGTTTGATGCATCTTGGCTCAGTCGTATCAAAGAAGATGTTGGTGACAACTGGAGAATAAAG TCCAGTAATTTGAAGAAGATACTGCAAGGAATTGTGGACTACTATCATGAG ttcttggGTCAGCAGATTGCAGAAGAGCTTATTCCAGACTTGACCCAGATATCTGAGAACTCAGATCCCACTGAACTGGGCAGGCTCCTGCAGCTTATTTTGGGTTGTGCAGTCAACTGTGAGAGGAAACAAG AACACATACAGAATATCATGACCCTTGAAGAGTCTGTTCAGCATGTTGTCATGACAGCCATTCAAGAG CTCATGAGCAAGGAAGTAACAAATGCTTCCCCATGTGATGCATCAAGTGAAGTGGAACAGCAG CTTAAAAAAGCCTTGGAAGACCTTCAGGAAGCACTAGCAGAAAAAGAGGAGTTGGCACAAAGATGTCAAGAGCTGGATTTGCAG GACGTTAAAATTAACACAGCAGCTTTCACTAGACAAACTTTAAAG GTGGCTGCCCTCCAGGATGAGAAAAACAGCTTGATATCAGAAAATGAGATTATGAATGACAGACTAGAGCAATTAGACGACTCTCTTGATGATCCAAATACAGTGGTTGCAAAAAAATACTTTAGTGCACAGTTGCAACTGGAACAATTGCAAGAAGAAAACTTCAg GCTTGAAGCTGCAAAAGATGATTATCGTGTCCATTGTGAAGATTTAGAAAAGCAATTGATTGAGCTGCAACACAGAAACAATGAACTGACCTCTCTGGCAGAAGAATCAAGAGCCTTGAAAGATGAGAATGACATTCTTAG GGCTACTGCAGACAAGGCAAGCAAGCTGGAGCTGACGGTGGAGGTGTATCGGAAGAAGCTGCAGGACCTGAACGATTTCCGCAGGCAGGTCAAGTCCCTGCAGGAGACCAACATGATGTACATGCACAACACCGTCAGCCTGGAGGATGAGCTCAGGAAAGCCAATGCAGCACGAGCCCAGCTGGAAACCTACAAAAAACAG GTCCAGGAGCTCCATAACAAACTGTCTGAAGAATCTAAAAGAGCTGATAAGCTGGCATTTGAAATGAAACGacttgaagaaaaatatgaagctttaatgaaagaaaaagaa AGACTGATAGTGCAGTGTGACGCATTGAGAGAGACAAATGAGGAGCTCCGGTGTGCACAGATGCAGCAGGATCACCTGAGTCAAACAG GTGAAAAAAGCCATGAGAATCTTGCTGCTGAAATTCTGCCAGTGGAATATAG AGAAATGTTTATTCGGCTGCAGCATGAAAATAAGATGCTCCTGCTGAAACAGGAGGGATCAGAAAATGAACGGATTGCTGAGCTCCAGGAAGAGCTGGAGCAGAAGCACCGGACAGTGAATGAGCTGGAAACTGAGAAAAG GCTCAATGAAGAGCGTATTGGAGGATTACAGCAGCAGATTGAAGATCTGCAAAAGACTTTACAGGAGCAGGGATCCAAGACTGAAGGA TCCAGCAACCTGAAGCAGAAATTGGCAGCACACAT GGAAAAGTTGAACGAGGTTCATGACGAGTTACAGAAGAAAGAGGCTGATCttgcagagctccagcctgatgACAGTCAGAACC CCCAGAAGATTGGAGAGCTGGAAGcagctttaagaaaaaaagatgaggATATGAAAGCCATGGAAGAAAGATATAAAATGTACCTTGAAAAAGCAAGGAAT GTGATAAAAACCTTAGACCCCAAGCTAAATCCAGCATCAGCAGAAATTATGTTGCTCAGAAAACAGAtactggaaaaagagaaaagaattgAAGCACTAGAg AATGAATACAAAATGGCCAAGTTACGTGACTATGAGGAAAAGCTGATTGTAACTGCATGGTACAACAAG AGCCTGAGTCTGCAGAAGCTGGGCATGGAAGCCAGgctgctgggcagcagtggcagctgcggggccgggcccggccgctCCTTCCTGGCGCAGCAGCGGCACGTCACCAACACCAGGAGGAACCTCACCGTTAAAGTACCAGGTGCAACAGCTGATTAA